The Miscanthus floridulus cultivar M001 chromosome 7, ASM1932011v1, whole genome shotgun sequence genome includes a region encoding these proteins:
- the LOC136465350 gene encoding tetraspanin-2-like, protein MRNSCMRHMRVDVQAQQLHAGEASRAFLARLLRPGKAGRKKQECQRDGSARQQQQQPWFQESRSFFFTGHIPHFRSKFDLSEKLFEQGASEAETATGQQQMERLAGSCAPPVLSKRAGYSFGSLLAHSCHTVTRSRSKPTPRRPWNATSRRTLRGRNVGGGPPEQILGRTHTSSSPKPCATFPRKPCPFYAHPGIRHPTTAPPTHAEHTATSPHHPSPPPPPRASAWGTLLALICAVPVIASGIWFASAQGEECARLARWPVAILGGLLILAALAGFVGAYWNRRRLLAFYLFAMASLVVLLIALLVFAFAVTRGSGAYPVLGRAYDDYHLDGFSMWLRGYVSDDPGRWGKIRACLAVSDTCKRLARQAAFTNAEQFYQSHLSPLQSGCCKPPSVCGFSYVSPTVWTAPARPAADPDCGLWSNDPGQLCYECESCKAGLLEALRDQWHKANIALVVATVALVILYLVGCSAYKNAQAAAIFGRFKY, encoded by the exons ATGCGCAACAGTTGCATGCGACATATGAGGGTGGACGTGCAGGCGCAACAATTGCATGCAGGGGAGGCAAG CAGAGCCTTCCTTGCCCGGCTTTTACGTCCAGGAAAAGCTGGGAGGAAGAAGCAGGAATGCCAACGCGACGGGAGtgcgaggcagcagcagcagcagccatggtTCCAAGAGTCACGCTCGTTCTTCTTCACTGGCCACATACCGCACTTCCGCTCCAAGTTTGATTTGAGTGAGAAATTATTCG AGCAGGGAGCGTCCGAAGCTGAAACTGCAACTGGGCAACAACAGATGGAGAGGCTGGCTGGCTCATGTGCTCCACCGGTGTTAAGCAAGCGCGCGGGCTACTCTTTTGGCTCACTCCTCGCACACAGTTGTCACACCGTCACGCGTAGCAGGAGCAAACCGACCCCACGGCGGCCATGGAATGCAACGTCGAGACGCACGCTACGAGGTCGTAACGTCGGCGGTGGGCCACCCGAACAAATCCTTGGCCGGACCCACACGTCATCCTCTCCAAAACCCTGCGCCACCTTTCCCCGAAAGCCCTGCCCTTTTTATGCCCATCCGGGCATCCGCCACCCCACCACGGCACCACCCACCCACGCAGAGCACACAGCCACCTCACCTCACCACCcgtctccaccaccgccgccgcgcgcgTCGGCATGGGGGACGCTGCTAGCGCTAATCTGCGCGGTCCCCGTAATCGCATCGGGGATCTGGTTCGCGTCCGCGCAGGGGGAGGAGTGCGCGCGGCTGGCGCGGTGGCCCGTGGCGATCCTAGGCGGCCTGCTCATCCTGGCCGCGCTCGCCGGCTTCGTGGGCGCGTACTGGAACCGGCGCCGGCTGCTGGCGTTCTACCTCTTCGCGATGGCGTCGCTGGTCGTGCTCCTCATCGCGCTGCTCGTCTTCGCCTTCGCCGTCACCAGGGGCTCCGGGGCGTACCCGGTGCTCGGGCGCGCCTACGACGACTACCACCTCGACGGGTTCTCCATGTGGCTGAGAGGGTACGTGTCTGATGACCCTGGACGGTGGGGGAAGATCAGGGCGTGCCTTGCTGTCTCTGATACTTGTAAGAGGCTCGCGAGACAGGCTGCGTTCACCAACGCCGAGCAGTTCTATCAGTCGCACCTCTCCCCGCTCCAG TCTGGGTGCTGCAAGCCGCCGTCGGTGTGCGGGTTCAGCTACGTGAGCCCGACGGTGTGGACCGCCCCGGCGCGGCCGGCGGCGGACCCGGACTGCGGGCTGTGGAGCAACGACCCGGGGCAGCTGTGCTACGAGTGCGAGTCCTGCAAGGCGGGCCTGCTGGAGGCGCTCCGGGACCAGTGGCACAAGGCCAACATCGCGCTCGTCGTCGCCACCGTCGCGCTCGTCATCCTCTACCTCGTCGGATGCAGCGCATACAAGAACGCGCAGGCCGCCGCCATCTTCGGACGCTTCAAGTACTAG